Below is a window of Salvelinus alpinus chromosome 5, SLU_Salpinus.1, whole genome shotgun sequence DNA.
tctctgtctctctctctctctctctctttccctctcgatctctcgctctctatctctcgctctctatctctctccctttctctcccccactgtttctttctctctctctttcgctgtctcctccaccctcccctctctctctctgcgccacAGTGCAGTAGGAGATTTCCAGGTGGACGATAAGACCAAGGCCCTGCTTCGCTACAATGGGGATGTGACCTGGATCCCTCCGGCCATCTTCAAGAGCTCCTGCAAGATTGACGTCACCTATTTCCCTTTCGACTACCAGAACTGCACCATGAAGTTTGGCTCTTGGACGTATGACAAGGCCAAGATAGACCTGGTTCTGATTGGCTCCACCATCAACCTCCATGACTTCTGGGAGAGTGGCGAGTGGACGATTATCAACGCCCCGGGTTACAAACACGACATCAAGTACAACTGCTGTGAGGAAATTTACACAGACATCACCTACTCCCTGTACATCAGACGGCTGCCTCTCTTCTACACCATCAACATGATCATCCCTTGTCTGCTCATCTCCTTTCTCACTGTGCTGGTCTTCTACCTGCCTTCTGACTGTGGGGAGAAGATCACCCTCTGTATctccgtcctcctctctctcactgtgttccTCCTGGTCATCACCGAAACCATCCCGTCTACGTCGCTGGTCATCCCCCTCATCGGGGAGTACCTCCTCTTCACCATGATCTTCGTCACCCTCTCCATTGTCATCACCGTGTTCGTGCTGAACGTGCACTACCGCACGCCCAAGACCCACACCATGCCGTGCTGGGTGCGCAGTGTCTTCCTGGGGCTTCTACCCAGGGTCATGTTCATGACCCGGCCGGAGAGGGACCCTGAGAGGCTGCCTGGGGGGTTGGTTCAGCAGCTGATGCCCCCAGCCTCGCGACCCTGTGTGGTCCACACCACAGGAACCCTGCAGGGGCAGCAGAAGCCCCAGGCCCTGGTCTCCACCGTGGCTGCCAGTGTGCTCCCGAGCCTGGCCCAGCGACAGCGCCTCTTCATCAGCACAGAGCTCACCAACCTCAATAACCTTAgccttggtggtggtggtgactcGGTCAATGCGGGCTCCAGCTTCCTGTGTCGCGAGGGCCGCTGCAACTGCTGCTGGCGCCAGAGGTCCACCAAGCTGCCCACTGATACGggaagagggggtggaggggtggggaGCATCGGGACCCACAGTGGAGGAGGGGCTGCTGGGATTGGGGGGGTCTGTGGAGGCGGTGGAAGCTCCTGCTCCAGCTCAGAGTCTCTGGATGGCAGGGTGAGGACCCTGTCCCCTCACTTCTCACCGGAGGTCAGGGAGGCCATGGAAAGTGTCAAGTACATCGCCGAAAACATGAGAATACAGAACGAAGCCAAGGAGGTAAGTCGAGACGTATCACATGTATATCATTCACAATAGCTAAGAAAATATTCAATATCTATATTTACCATTTAGTGTCTCTGACAACTGTCTTTCAGGTCCAGGATGACTGGAAGTACGTTGCCATGGTGATCGACAGGATATTCCTGTGGGTGTTCATCTTGGTGTGTATCCTGGGGACCGCTGGGCTCTTTATCCAGCCCCTCCTATTGTTCGATATGTGACCCACTCATACACACAGCAATTACACAGTGACTGAGTGTTTTAAATCATACATGCACAGTCATTTTGTGTATCACTCAGTGATGCGGACCAAAGAAGCTGAGACGAACCAATACTGTGAACGGAAGGGAACCAGATTATGGAGGAAGGCAAGCTGCTGCCAGCTGTTCCATGTCACTTCTCAGTATGTAGATACGTTTCTTATTGCTGAagtctggtgtagtagtgatCACTTAGCTCCTGAGGACCAGACTCTGAAACCATGGCAACGTATAACTCCCGTACTGCTGCCTACCCATTCCCTTTTTGTTTGCTTTGTGTAAATGACTTCATCATAGTGTCACTTGATTATGACTGGCACAAAGAACCACACTATCGTCAACAAAAGGACCGTGGCTAAAGGAACATCTATTGGACCAAAGGATCCCAAACATGTACATAGCAATGACTGCTTAAAGGGGCTTTCCAAAAGTACACAAGTGTCTCAAGTCAATTGCACAGCTTATTGAAGTCATATCATGTTTTCAAATGTTGAATATCACTGAGTCATTCTGATATTGTTAATTTGTGAAATATTAATGTGTCCTATAAACACATGCTGTATGTCCTTGTTTACTACAACTATACAGTACCATTTCAATCTGATTCTAATGCTCATTAAGGTTTCAATGAACCACAGTGTCATATAATATACGGATAAGCTATTCATAGAAATCACAAACTGTTGAACATTAAAAGGCTATGATGCAGGATGGGTAACGTTATTACACCATATAGGTGAATGTGGAAAAACTATGAATGCAACCTGAAATGCTTTTCATTGTGCTGTGAGGGGTGACACCATGTGGTTATTATCTGCTACTACAAGTGACCACAATATGATCCAGTGGTCACTTACCATATGTTTGCAATCAAAGACAGTTTTTTTATTTGGTCTGGCGAAGCACACACGACTTTGAAAACAGCTCTTTAAAGGCTCTTTCAACAGAAACGTCTGTCTGCCATGATCCATGGTCATAGGATGAAGTGACTTCTGCAGTGGACTGAACACATGCTAACCTACCTGTAAACTCATTGCATTCCCAAATCGATATTTCTCTCCCTTATGAAAATTGAGTTTGGAGGTCCAGCTGGCAGGCAGGATGTAGATGCGATTATCAGTAGCAGCAAGGCCATGTAGAGGCTGGGTATAACCCTGTtacatcctctctgtctctctgcctcccagCCTGACCTCCCATCCCTGCCTCTCtagctccctgcctgcctcccctcTCTGGCCCGAGCCCCCTTCTGCTTTATTGGACCACAATAAATATGGAGACCTGGTGATGAAGTACATCATTAGTCTGGGGCCTGGGCTACGGTCTTCATCTCACCATCCTACCGCTATGCCAAAGAGCATTTCTCCTGCTTTAACTTGACACTACTTATACTCTCTGTTAATAAGGAGGATGTGGTTGAGATCTCTTGTTATGTTTTACCATCATTCAAAAACCAGTTTGGTGTACAAGAGGAAGAAATGCACACTTATGAGTTATAGATATCTATGGCCTGTGGTATCTATGATAGAGAGTGATACATTTTAAAGAGGATTTTTGGGGAGCATTTCAATCCTACATTTAGGCAGACATGGAATCTCTGAATGTTGTTTCTGTGGCTGTATGTTGTAGTCAGTAAACTGTAATCAGGTTGTCACTGAATCGTAACTGGATGTTAGCCAGGAAGCacagtcacatactgtagtacTCCATCCCTTCTGATAACATTCCCCCTGCTGATTGATTGAATTAAAGCTCACTCAGGGCTCATTTAAGTGAACTAGTTATCTGAGGGGGAGATCTGTAACAGACAGTACTAAAGACTGAAGGTTGTGGGGGGCTGAGGGGATGAGTGCATTTATAGAACAGCAATGGTTCCATGACCACACTTGTGTGATGAGTATCCTTGTCTGAGACCTGAAGAGTTGCATTGCATGCAGGTATACATGCATGCGTTCTGTCCCTGTCGGTCACACTTAAGAATTGTCCCAGTGTTTTTGTCAGTATGATATCATTTTGCATATTTTCATTTGAGAAGAAAGCAAGTTGAGATCATTGATTCCGTGCACCTGTTGTTCTTTTGAGTTATACATGGTCAATGTTAAATAATACATATCATCCTCCAGGTCTGTGGTGCAAACATATCTTGCAGCTGCGACAGTCCTACAAATACAGGAAATGACGTAATTCGTATTCACTATTCTTAGTTAACATGTCTCAACTAAAAGAATCCCTGTCTAGTTTCAGGTCCATACCACAAATGCACAAGGTAGAAAGAGTCAACCAACAAGTGTTTTAACAAGACTTGAACACAATGATCATGTTCATCCTCATCCTGTGTGAGTATATTTATGAAAATTAACCTGATATTGATTTAGTTTTAATTGAATTCAAATGTATTTCACATTTTGCTATTTAAATTGGTCTATGTTGTATCTTTTGAATGTATTTTCTCCTCTTAAGGTGCCTTGTCAAGAGAGGCCATGGTCCAAAACACAGGCAGGTCAAAGTCCATTCATTATTGAAGATGATTGAATTATCTTTTAGATAATTACACTATGATACTCTACACATAAACGATTTACATATTGCAGATATTTTATGCGCCAACTACTTTTTATTTTCTGAAATATTAGCCAAGAAGATTTTTCCAGCAAAGATCTATTGGACTACTACAGGAACGATAATGGAGGGAAGTGACCTAGTGGTAAAATGTAGTACACATGGGCGCAAGGAAGACAAAGTGGCATATGTTTACTTGTGCATTAACGGGGTTGTAGTGCAACATAAGAGAACTATACAAGAAGACACCTCTTTCACCATGAAAAGTGTTACTGGCCAACAGACTGGCAATTACAGCTGTGTGTTCTCTAAAACCCAGTTTCCATTATCTGAAGTGCAAGGAAAAGGAGATAATTTCCTTTCCATCCAGGTGATGGGTAAGGATCTTTTTACTGTCTGGATAGGTCATTGCTCTTAGACATTATTTGACACACACTGAGTGGACACAACATTaggagttgcacccccttttgccctcagaacatcctaaattcgttggggcatggactctacaaggtttcaaaagcgttccacagggatgctgaatcatgttgactccaatgcttcccacagttgtgtaaagttgtctggatgtcctttgggtggtggaccattcttgatacacaaactgttgaacgtgaaaaacccagcagcgttgcagttcttgacacactcaaaccggtgtgcctgacgCCTAcaaccatacccctttcaaaaggcacttaaatattttgtcttgcccattcaccctctgaatggcacacatacacaatctatgtctgaattttctcaaggcttgaaaatacttatttaacctgtctccaccccttcatctacacggattgaagtggatataacaagtgacatcaataagggatcatagctttcacctggattcacctggtcagtctatgtcatacaaagagcaggtgtccttaatgttttgtacactcagtgtatatggatATACTATCCTTTTCAATGTTTTTGATACATGTATATTTCAATGTGACTGCAATATTTTACACCTTACATGATTCCTGTCTCTTCCTGCTCATACAGACCGTATACTCCCTGCAGACATATCACTTGCAGGCTCAAGAACTGTGAGAAAGGGAGATGGTGTGGAGTTTAAGTGTACAATCTCAGACCCAAGTTTTCAAACAAAAAATACCAGTGACTTAATTCACGCTTACCTCTGCAAGTATGGCTCTGTTGTTCAGATCCAGGTGTTTGATGTAAAGCGCACGGAGGTACCCTTTACGATTAAAAGTTTTAATAAGAATGACGCAGGTAACTACAGTTGTGTGATTGATCTGCAATCAAAACCCCTCAAAGATAAAGACAGAACATTATATGGAAATAATGCAGTATTTCTACAGGTTGATGGTAAGAATGTATGGTGTTTCTCTAAATACTTCTATATTTAAATAATAGAGTCACTTCATACGTAACTAGTTGTGTTATTAGAAAGTCATTGTTGATGGTTCATGGTTGCAGTACGTTGTTACTATAGAAATGAGATGTATAACGACATGCCTGTTCTGCTTTCCAGTGTCCTGGAGTCACTTAATCACACTCGTGTTGTGCGCCTGTTTTCTTCTGATCTCATCACTGATAGTGGGCATATGGTGGCGGTTCATTAAACAAGGTCAGGCCATTTAACATGGACATTACTCTGGATATACAGGTCTAATTCATATAGAATAATGTTTATCAAACTAATACATTCCGTATCTGGATTGAATGAACTATCTGGAGCAGTTCTGATATCATTGTTATGATAGTTAGCTTGAGTTTAACCAATAATGTTACATTTATTTTCTGACAGGAGCTTTACAATGTTATTGTGGAAGGTAAGCGTAtagttttcattacatttcatagcTAGTTTGTTTAGCATGATAATGTATAATGATTGAACGGTTCACATGTATATTTCCTCCAGAACACCACAACAGGAGGAGAACGATGTGCCAATGACAGGGGAGGGTGACGGTATGTTTTTTAAGCTTTCTGATAAAACTATTGTTCTATTAATGGACATTTATTTCACATTCTGGGATATTTCTTTGTCTTAGACGGAACGTCAAACGTGGAGGAAGAATCCAGGTTGGAAAACcatgtattttttacattttacttaATTATATCAAAAAAATTCTTTGTATCTATTTCTATTAGTTTCTTTGAATATAAATGTCACAGACTACATTCTGTATTTCTACGGCAATGAAGCAATGGAGAAACACAAAGGTGTTAGATTACTTAAGTACAAAAGCAATAATGTAAAGTGTGCTGCTTCTATATAAAGGTGTATATGAATTAGATTCATATTTAATGGAATATGACAATCTAATAACCACAATCAATTTATAATAATCTGTATCTTGTTTATTTCTCAGTGATGAATTTTCCTGTGACAGTGAGTCCAGTAAGataatatttttgtttgtttggatAATGGTTAGCTGTATTAACCATGCTTTAAATTAAATGTAAGTGTGTTTTAAAATACTGACCATGCTGATACTAAGTAAATCTTCATGAATTTAGTTTCAGTGCCTTGCTTTAAAACAGGAGTCTATATTTCTTAttttaaaatctaattttaatCTTATCCCCCAAACAGGTGGGGAGGAGTACACGGATGTGGGTGAGAAATGTTTAGATAATATGATGCTGCATAAACATGTACTGCTTATGATGTAAATTTAAAATGGGTATGTTTTTTCATTCTTACATTTGCAATACTGGGTAAATGGAAATAAAGTAAAAAAACTGATTTTTAGCATCTTGAATAAAAAAAGGTTATTTCAATACATTGCTTTAATAAGAAAATAAGATATTTAATCTTCTAATCTCCCAAACAAATGATTCAACGTACCAACATTTGGGTGAGAAATGCTTAGATAATGGTCATGACTGAAATAATATGCCACGCCTTGAGTGAAAATAATGAATTGTTTTAACGGTTATAACATCTTCTAATCAGGTGTTGAGATTGAGACATACCATGAGATGGGTGAGAAATGCTTAGATATTATGAAGCTTCATAGAAATGCAATGATTATATTGTGACATTTACAGTACTGGGTGAATGGTGATCTAACAGATTTCAGGGCCTTGGGTGATTGTTTTTGCTAAATAACTTgttttaattatatatatttaacttccATCTTCATATCTCCAAAACAGAGGATACCACCTACCACGAAATTCCGGTGAGCTGTGAGTACTAAATGAGCTTTGACTAATGATAACTAATGATTATAATGACTCTTAGTTATAGAGGCTTACAGGTCTACACTTAATTTCTTCCTCTTTTACTTTTCCATGCCTGTTGTAATTTTATATTTCAGGGTGAAACAAGGAATATTGAACACGTTATAGTGCGTTTCAATATTTTgaaatagtaataatagtaagtTAGGTGTATTTTTGGGATTTCCATACGTCAGGCAGAACGAGTCAGGTTTTGTTTCACGGTATCTATCTAACCATGGGCAATATCTTGTCTCACTTTCTATGTCAATGGTGTAATTTCTGATGGTTAGTAGTAGTTTGCATAGGAAACCACAGAAGCATTCagtcacattttttattttatttttatttcacatgAAACAAACCAAGATAAGAATGGTTTACATCATGATCTGGGTATATATCCTCTGTGCAGAGAATACAGACTTGAGACCTTCTTCTCAGAGCTGCGGTGTATAATGTGGCGAACACTCTCCAATTTAGCATTGCTTCTGTGATAAACCTATTTAATCATTGTCTTAATGTCATTGTCCCACCTCATCTTGGATGCTACAATATCCTGAAAACTGAAACATTTCTGATACAACAATGAACACACAGCTGTCATCTAATGTGATGAAGGATTTGTCGGACCAGATATAATATGTTGGGGACTTTTCATACGCAGATGCAGCAAATCAAGACCCAGATGCAGGAGATATGTATGCCAAGTCATGCAAGAAGACAGGACGTCATCAATACATGCCTTAATCATTATTAGATCTGCATTATTTCAAAGCAGTACTGCATGTGTACTTCATGGTTACAGTATCTATAATGATGTATTCAATGCGTGTCTTCCGTTGGACTACTCTCTGCATGTTCAAGTTGACGATGATGCCGAATTGTTTTGTGACCTGACATTTGCGATGCATTCTATTATATCTTCAGTGGAAGATATAAAAAAAGAATGGAGTCATTTTAAAGTACCACATTAAGTATTATTGCTGGATATACTGTTGCATTCTCCctcttataaaatattttttaatgtTCTCGAACTGTGAATGTGGTGTACTTCTTTATTTGAACTGAAAACAAATACAATCGTCTTATAGGCACAGTTTCAGTTGGGACAGCAGTTTAGAATATCACCCTTGATTACAAGGAAGATTGTGGGCTCACTTGGTCTAACCAATATGTAATGCTGTCACCAATTCTACAGCCTCCACTAAAACATGCAAGGATACATTGAAGTTTAAAATAAGCCATTCTTAAATATGTGAATCTTGCAGAcagttttttgtgttttttttaattcTTTAAAGCCTGGTGataaataatacatatattaacaTATGGATTTATATTTGCATATCCACTGATGTACCACATATACATAGTCCAACCACAACCTACGGACAATTATATCAGGAAATGACACTGGCACTACAAGGCTAATCATTAATTACACTGTATCAGACACATTTGAATGTTGCTGATGTGTACACCATAAACAATGAAGATGAGGTCAGAGGACTGATGTGTTTCTTCAAAATGACCTGCCTAGGACTAGGCCTAAGCTCAGTGATGAAACTTTGCATGAAGGTTAGACGCTTCCAATTCGGTCCCAATTCAGTTTCCCATAATTCACATAGCTACATGGTTAGACACAGTATGAAAACATCACAAAATGCTGAAGATCCCACCATGAGTCCTATCGTATTCATAATGTGTGAGTATTTTCACAGTATTGATCAAGGTAAAGCATACTTATGGCCACATATTTTCCCCAATATTCAACCTGGTTGTACAAACTGTTATCTCTATTTGTTTCTAAATGCAGATTTACTGGTTAACTTGGCAGAGACAGGTACACTTACATAATGGAATTCTAAAACACAAATAGTAAAATCTGTAACTTTGTTACAGTACAGCTAATGTCTGAGAAGATTCATTCTAAACATTGGAACTTCTGAGACTTACATTTTTATTCATAAATTGTATTTTTCACTCTTCAATGATGAAGCTAATATCTACCCAGCAAAGCTCTTTGGAGCTAGTACCCACATGAGAGAAGGAAGGACAGTCAATGTGAAGTGCAGCACTACAGGCACCAGAAAACCGTTAAGGAAGGTCTGTTTACCTTTGCAAGAATGGAAGTGGAATGAGAATAAGAGAGCTGGAGAAAGGTGAAGATAACACCATTTTCACCATTAAGGATGTTAAACGAGAGGACTCAGCCATATACAGCTGTGTGTACAGCACATCATAGAAAAACTCAAACTCAGTCAAGTGAACGCAACAATGTCAATCTAGCCATCATTCAGGTCTACAAGGAGGGAGAAGGTAGGACCTTCTTTGTGTTGTATATGGATGGATAATCAATTGTTAATACTGACTATATGGCAACTTCTGCGTAAATACGTTACTGGAGATGTCTACCTGTTTTGTATTTCAGATGAGGTTCATCAAGAGGTCCATGAAGAGGCTGCACATGATGTGAGACTGGTCAATGTAATCCGACTGATAAATTCAGTTGTTGTGGTTACACTTCTTTTGACTGTATTATATGTTAGTTACTACTGTCCAAACATATAATGATCTGTTTCCTggatgacatacagtacagtcgTAACAACAACAGAATAGCAATACTATTTTCTTGATAATTCTTCCATGTAATCTACAGTAGGTCTTTAGGTCCATACCACAAATACACAAGGTAGAGAGAGTTACCTAATGTTTCAACAAAACTTTAACACCATGATCATGTTCATCTTTATCCTGTGTGAGTATATTTCAAACAATTAACCTATTTGATCATATTTGGGTGACAACATTTCCATTTGTTTCATGTTTTGCCATTTTTGCCACATGTATTTTCTTATCAAAGTTTCCTTGTCAAAAGAGGCCATAGCCCAAACAAAAGGTATGTCAAAATGTTTTCGTTTAGTTGTTATCCTTAAAGgaccaatctgcagttgctacgtCCGTTTCTTGACTCATAAATGAAGGTTATGTACCCAttcattcttgaagaatataacttataaatgcctcattagcttagttcaactgtcctaccccatcagaacctaaaatgtaagcttgttttactccaatgtttgtaaacaaagtaaatgtaagcatacactgtatagcctcaaaacatggttaaaactataatatcAAGGATGGTCAGACCtttcatccatagctctgtctacaAATTTAAGAGTGTTTACATTTCTCCaaacccatccctcagctttttaccaaaactgtGGTGGGGAcgacgctttgttattgtttcaacagctgattgcccctttaaaaaaaaagtgattGTATGTATTTTCCATTTTTGAAGATGAGTACATTCTAAATACTACACTTGCATAACATGTGTTATGTTTATATTTTATTTGCCATTTTTCCAGCAAAGATCTATGGGACAGAAACAAGAATAATGGAGGACAGTGACCTAGTAGTAAAATGTAGTACATTTGGGCGCAAGGATGAATCAGAAGTGGTACATGTGTACTTGTGTTTGGATGGGCTTGCAGTGTATGTGGACAAATGTGACTAAAATGTGACACTTTTCACCATGAAAAGTGTCATTAGCCAACAGAGTGGCACCGAGTGTGTTCTCTATAACCCAATATCCACTCTCTGAAAAACAAGGGAAATTAGATCATTCATTTTCCATCCAGGTGATGGGTAGGAATCTTATTATTCACTGGATACCTTATTGCTGCTAGAAATGTACTGATCTTAAGAATACAGCATCCTTTATTTTTTATACAGATACGGTGTATCAATGTGACTGCAAACACAcattttcctctctcttctcatgcaGACAGTTTACTCCCTGCCAACATATCACATGCAGGCTCTAGCACTgtgatagagggagaggatgTGGAGTTCCTATGTACTATTTCAGACCCCAGGAACATGGACATTTCAAGTTACTTAGTTCACTCTTACCTCTGCAAGTATGGCACTGTTGTTCAGATGCAGGTGTTTGATGTAAAGCGCACGGAGGCAACTTTTACAATTAAAAGTTGTAATAAGAATGACACAGGCAACTACAGTTGTGTGCTTGATCTGCAATCAAAAACCCTCAAAGATAAATGCACCATTTCTTCAGGTTAATGGTAAGAATTTACAACAAAAAACACAGGTTTTAAAGGAAGAGGTGAAGAGACAAAATAAAGACTAATTCACCCATCTACTCTCTATTTTAGAGGTCGCACATGTGAGATTGGTCAATGTAATCTGACTGATAAGATCAGCAGCTGTGGCCATAATATTGACTGTAGT
It encodes the following:
- the LOC139575988 gene encoding neuronal acetylcholine receptor subunit alpha-3-like, with the protein product MNAQFFFIFFTCSFFLFFLSGGSCSEAEHRLFSVIFSSYNQYIRPVENVSDPVIVQFEVSMSQLVKVDEVNQIMETNLWLRHIWNDYKLRWDPKDFGGVEFIRVPSSRIWKPDIVLYNNAVGDFQVDDKTKALLRYNGDVTWIPPAIFKSSCKIDVTYFPFDYQNCTMKFGSWTYDKAKIDLVLIGSTINLHDFWESGEWTIINAPGYKHDIKYNCCEEIYTDITYSLYIRRLPLFYTINMIIPCLLISFLTVLVFYLPSDCGEKITLCISVLLSLTVFLLVITETIPSTSLVIPLIGEYLLFTMIFVTLSIVITVFVLNVHYRTPKTHTMPCWVRSVFLGLLPRVMFMTRPERDPERLPGGLVQQLMPPASRPCVVHTTGTLQGQQKPQALVSTVAASVLPSLAQRQRLFISTELTNLNNLSLGGGGDSVNAGSSFLCREGRCNCCWRQRSTKLPTDTGRGGGGVGSIGTHSGGGAAGIGGVCGGGGSSCSSSESLDGRVRTLSPHFSPEVREAMESVKYIAENMRIQNEAKEVQDDWKYVAMVIDRIFLWVFILVCILGTAGLFIQPLLLFDM
- the LOC139575989 gene encoding uncharacterized protein isoform X2, whose translation is MEGSDLVVKCSTHGRKEDKVAYVYLCINGVVVQHKRTIQEDTSFTMKSVTGQQTGNYSCVFSKTQFPLSEVQGKGDNFLSIQVMDRILPADISLAGSRTVRKGDGVEFKCTISDPSFQTKNTSDLIHAYLCKYGSVVQIQVFDVKRTEVPFTIKSFNKNDAGNYSCVIDLQSKPLKDKDRTLYGNNAVFLQVDVSWSHLITLVLCACFLLISSLIVGIWWRFIKQGALQCYCGRTPQQEENDVPMTGEGDDGTSNVEEESSDEFSCDSESSGEEYTDVGVEIETYHEMEDTTYHEIPVSYAANQDPDAGDMYAKSCKKTGRHQYMP
- the LOC139575989 gene encoding uncharacterized protein isoform X4, coding for MEGSDLVVKCSTHGRKEDKVAYVYLCINGVVVQHKRTIQEDTSFTMKSVTGQQTGNYSCVFSKTQFPLSEVQGKGDNFLSIQVMDRILPADISLAGSRTVRKGDGVEFKCTISDPSFQTKNTSDLIHAYLCKYGSVVQIQVFDVKRTEVPFTIKSFNKNDAGNYSCVIDLQSKPLKDKDRTLYGNNAVFLQVDVSWSHLITLVLCACFLLISSLIVGIWWRFIKQGALQCYCGRTPQQEENDVPMTGEGDDGTSNVEEESSDEFSCDSGEEYTDVGVEIETYHEMEDTTYHEIPVSYAANQDPDAGDMYAKSCKKTGRHQYMP
- the LOC139575989 gene encoding uncharacterized protein isoform X3 gives rise to the protein MEGSDLVVKCSTHGRKEDKVAYVYLCINGVVVQHKRTIQEDTSFTMKSVTGQQTGNYSCVFSKTQFPLSEVQGKGDNFLSIQVMDRILPADISLAGSRTVRKGDGVEFKCTISDPSFQTKNTSDLIHAYLCKYGSVVQIQVFDVKRTEVPFTIKSFNKNDAGNYSCVIDLQSKPLKDKDRTLYGNNAVFLQVDVSWSHLITLVLCACFLLISSLIVGIWWRFIKQGALQCYCGRTPQQEENDVPMTGEGDDGTSNVEEESSDEFSCDSGEEYTDVGVEIETYHEMEDTTYHEIPMQQIKTQMQEICMPSHARRQDVINTCLNHY
- the LOC139575989 gene encoding uncharacterized protein isoform X5, whose protein sequence is MEGSDLVVKCSTHGRKEDKVAYVYLCINGVVVQHKRTIQEDTSFTMKSVTGQQTGNYSCVFSKTQFPLSEVQGKGDNFLSIQVMDRILPADISLAGSRTVRKGDGVEFKCTISDPSFQTKNTSDLIHAYLCKYGSVVQIQVFDVKRTEVPFTIKSFNKNDAGNYSCVIDLQSKPLKDKDRTLYGNNAVFLQVDVSWSHLITLVLCACFLLISSLIVGIWWRFIKQGALQCYCGRTPQQEENDVPMTGEGDDGTSNVEEESSDEFSCDSGEEYTDVGEKCLDNMMLHKHVLLMM
- the LOC139575989 gene encoding uncharacterized protein isoform X1, with amino-acid sequence MEGSDLVVKCSTHGRKEDKVAYVYLCINGVVVQHKRTIQEDTSFTMKSVTGQQTGNYSCVFSKTQFPLSEVQGKGDNFLSIQVMDRILPADISLAGSRTVRKGDGVEFKCTISDPSFQTKNTSDLIHAYLCKYGSVVQIQVFDVKRTEVPFTIKSFNKNDAGNYSCVIDLQSKPLKDKDRTLYGNNAVFLQVDVSWSHLITLVLCACFLLISSLIVGIWWRFIKQGALQCYCGRTPQQEENDVPMTGEGDDGTSNVEEESSDEFSCDSESSGEEYTDVGVEIETYHEMEDTTYHEIPMQQIKTQMQEICMPSHARRQDVINTCLNHY